A window from Deinococcus koreensis encodes these proteins:
- a CDS encoding flavin-containing monooxygenase: MTTQVPTPATDIPPQTPSHEVRNWLMAFGGALERQDIAAVTGLFEPGGFWRDLLSFTWNIKTLEGREPIADMLRAQLAGALPSNWELEGEATEAGGVTEAWLTFDTAVSRGRGHLRLRDGQAWTLLTTMLELKGHEERTGSRRERGAEHGAVADRKNWLDRKMQEEAELGHSRQPYTVIIGGGQGGIALGARLRRLGVPTLIIEKHERPGDSWRKRYHSLCLHDPVWYDHLPYLPFPEDWPVFSPKDKIADWLEMYTRIMELNYWGGTEAKSARWDDQKQEWEVRVVRGGQEVVLRPKQLVMATGMSGIPNTPSFPGMDSFQGTQVHSSAFRGGEEWRGRKAVVVGSNNSAHDICADLWEHGADVTMLQRSSTHIARSESLMELALGGLYSEEALKSGIGTDMADLIFASIPYRVLPSMHVPVYEEMARRDADLYDRLKKAGFLLDFGDDGSGLFMKYLRRGSGYYIDVGASELVADGKVKLRSGVSVQQVNARSLTLSDGSELPADLIVYATGYGSMNGWAAKLISQETADRVGKVWGLGSGTTKDPGPWEGELRNMWKPTQVPNLWFHGGNLHQSRHYSLYLSLQLKARMEGIPTPVYGLQEVHHLS, from the coding sequence ATGACCACCCAGGTGCCCACGCCCGCCACGGATATTCCCCCCCAGACGCCCTCCCACGAGGTACGCAACTGGCTCATGGCTTTCGGCGGGGCGCTGGAACGCCAGGACATCGCCGCCGTGACCGGGCTGTTCGAGCCCGGCGGCTTCTGGCGCGATCTGCTGAGCTTTACCTGGAACATCAAGACCCTGGAGGGCCGTGAGCCCATCGCGGACATGCTGCGGGCCCAGCTCGCGGGCGCCTTGCCGTCGAACTGGGAGCTGGAGGGCGAGGCGACCGAGGCCGGCGGCGTCACCGAGGCGTGGTTGACCTTCGACACGGCCGTCTCGCGCGGGCGCGGGCACCTGCGCCTGCGGGACGGTCAGGCCTGGACGCTGCTGACCACCATGCTGGAGCTGAAAGGGCATGAGGAGCGCACGGGTTCCAGACGAGAGCGGGGCGCCGAGCACGGCGCGGTGGCGGATCGAAAAAACTGGCTGGATCGCAAGATGCAGGAGGAGGCCGAACTGGGCCACAGCCGCCAGCCCTACACCGTGATCATCGGCGGCGGGCAGGGTGGGATCGCGCTGGGGGCACGGCTGCGGCGCCTCGGTGTGCCGACCCTCATCATCGAGAAGCATGAGCGGCCCGGCGACTCGTGGCGCAAGAGATACCACTCGCTGTGCCTGCACGATCCCGTGTGGTACGACCACCTGCCGTACCTGCCCTTTCCCGAGGACTGGCCGGTCTTCTCGCCCAAGGACAAGATCGCCGACTGGCTGGAGATGTACACCCGCATCATGGAACTCAACTACTGGGGGGGCACCGAGGCGAAGAGTGCCCGCTGGGACGACCAGAAGCAGGAGTGGGAGGTCAGGGTCGTGCGCGGCGGGCAGGAGGTCGTGCTGCGCCCGAAACAGCTGGTCATGGCGACCGGCATGTCGGGCATCCCCAATACCCCCAGTTTCCCCGGCATGGACTCCTTCCAGGGCACCCAGGTGCATTCCAGCGCCTTCCGGGGCGGCGAGGAGTGGCGCGGCAGGAAGGCCGTGGTGGTCGGCAGCAACAACTCCGCGCACGACATCTGCGCCGACCTCTGGGAGCACGGCGCCGACGTGACCATGCTGCAGCGCTCCAGCACCCACATCGCCCGCTCGGAGTCGCTGATGGAGCTCGCGCTGGGCGGCCTGTATTCGGAAGAAGCCCTCAAGAGCGGCATCGGCACCGACATGGCCGACCTGATCTTCGCCTCGATCCCCTACCGGGTGCTGCCCTCCATGCACGTGCCCGTGTACGAGGAGATGGCCCGCCGCGACGCCGACCTCTACGACCGGCTGAAGAAAGCTGGCTTCCTGCTCGACTTCGGCGACGACGGCTCGGGCCTGTTTATGAAATATTTGCGCCGGGGCTCGGGCTATTACATCGACGTGGGCGCCTCCGAACTCGTCGCGGACGGCAAGGTGAAACTCCGGAGCGGCGTGAGCGTCCAGCAGGTTAACGCCCGTTCCTTGACCCTCAGCGACGGCTCCGAGCTGCCCGCCGACCTGATCGTGTACGCCACCGGCTACGGCTCGATGAACGGCTGGGCCGCGAAATTGATCTCGCAGGAGACGGCCGACCGGGTGGGCAAGGTCTGGGGCCTGGGCTCGGGCACGACCAAAGACCCTGGCCCCTGGGAGGGCGAACTGCGGAATATGTGGAAGCCCACGCAGGTGCCGAATCTGTGGTTCCACGGCGGCAACCTGCACCAGTCGCGGCATTACTCGCTCTACCTGAGCCTGCAGCTCAAGGCCCGCATGGAGGGGATTCCCACCCCGGTCTACGGTCTACAGGAAGTCCACCACCTGAGCTGA
- a CDS encoding autoinducer 2 ABC transporter substrate-binding protein, which yields MKRTWMFGTLGLLLVGAAVTGAQAQNKKYTIVTVVKITGINWFNRMETGVKKYAKDTGNAATQTGPSTADAAQQAAIIEDLIAKKPDAIAVVPFSPETLEPVLKKAMARGIKVITHEADNQTNTLYDIEAFDNVAFGANLNARLAKCMGGSGKWAVFVGSLTSKTHNQWADGGIANAKKNAGMTLVESKQETADDADQAYQKAKELIRKYPDLKGFQGSASTDVAGIGRAIEEAGLEGKTCVYGTSLPSIAGKYLDSGAVDGIGFWDPADAGYIMNKVAQLVLEGKKITTGMDLGVKGYNKVTVSKGRGNAQIIRGNAFVDVDKGNYKNYPF from the coding sequence ATGAAAAGAACGTGGATGTTCGGCACGCTCGGTCTGTTGCTGGTCGGTGCAGCGGTGACCGGCGCCCAGGCGCAGAACAAGAAGTACACCATCGTCACGGTGGTCAAGATCACCGGGATCAACTGGTTCAACCGCATGGAGACCGGGGTCAAGAAGTACGCCAAGGACACCGGCAACGCGGCGACCCAGACCGGCCCCTCGACCGCCGACGCCGCTCAGCAGGCGGCCATCATCGAGGACCTGATCGCCAAGAAGCCCGACGCCATCGCGGTGGTGCCCTTCAGCCCCGAGACGCTGGAGCCGGTGCTGAAAAAGGCCATGGCGCGCGGTATCAAGGTCATCACGCACGAGGCCGACAACCAGACCAACACGCTCTACGACATCGAGGCCTTCGACAACGTGGCCTTCGGGGCGAACCTGAACGCCCGGCTCGCCAAGTGCATGGGCGGCAGCGGCAAGTGGGCCGTGTTCGTGGGCAGCCTGACCAGCAAGACGCACAACCAGTGGGCCGACGGCGGCATCGCCAATGCCAAGAAGAATGCCGGTATGACGCTGGTGGAAAGCAAGCAGGAGACCGCCGACGACGCCGATCAGGCCTACCAGAAGGCCAAGGAGCTGATCCGCAAGTACCCCGACCTCAAGGGCTTCCAGGGCAGCGCCTCGACCGACGTGGCGGGCATCGGGCGGGCCATCGAGGAGGCCGGGCTGGAGGGCAAGACCTGCGTGTACGGCACCAGCCTGCCCTCCATTGCCGGCAAGTACCTCGACTCCGGCGCCGTGGACGGCATCGGCTTCTGGGATCCGGCCGACGCCGGCTACATCATGAACAAGGTCGCCCAGCTGGTGCTGGAGGGCAAGAAGATCACCACCGGCATGGATCTTGGGGTCAAGGGCTACAACAAGGTCACGGTCAGCAAGGGCAGGGGCAACGCCCAGATCATCCGGGGCAACGCCTTTGTGGACGTGGACAAGGGCAACTACAAGAACTACCCCTTCTAG
- a CDS encoding ABC transporter permease encodes MSLTQVEAPARPLPPWRSWLGRPEVVTLGLILLFCALLTALSPQFLTVKTLFDTLRACVTLGIFALGVLLVLAAGGIDVSFTAVAVFALYSATKLTLGVWPEAPYPVLMALCLGTGLLLGLANGFMVDRFRVPSLIVTIGTQYLYRGFLLAFIGTAHIMNIPAAMDSFARVNLTRFQTADGTNVSLPATFLFLVAAALLTHFILTRTLLGRATYAVGGSIPIAERLGIPVRRVMLFVFGYAGLLAGLGGLIHGTQNRLANPFDLVGQELDVIAAVVLGGARVTGGRGSVVGTLLGVVLIVLIKNNLVLMGVPSTYQKLVIGAIILVASGVFARREAR; translated from the coding sequence ATGAGTCTGACGCAGGTGGAAGCGCCCGCCCGCCCCCTGCCCCCCTGGCGCTCCTGGCTGGGGCGGCCCGAGGTCGTCACGCTGGGCCTGATCCTGCTGTTCTGCGCCCTGCTCACCGCCCTCTCGCCCCAGTTCCTGACGGTCAAGACGCTCTTCGACACCCTGCGCGCCTGCGTAACGCTGGGCATCTTCGCGCTGGGCGTGCTGCTGGTGCTCGCGGCGGGCGGCATCGACGTGAGCTTCACGGCGGTCGCGGTCTTCGCCCTCTACAGCGCCACAAAACTGACCCTGGGCGTCTGGCCCGAGGCGCCCTACCCGGTGCTGATGGCCCTGTGTCTGGGTACCGGGCTGCTGCTGGGGCTCGCCAACGGCTTCATGGTCGACCGCTTCCGGGTGCCGAGCCTGATCGTGACCATCGGCACCCAGTACCTCTACCGGGGCTTCCTGCTGGCCTTTATCGGCACGGCGCATATCATGAACATTCCGGCGGCCATGGACTCGTTTGCGCGGGTCAACCTCACGCGCTTCCAGACCGCCGACGGCACCAACGTCTCGCTGCCGGCCACCTTCCTCTTTCTGGTCGCCGCCGCGCTGCTCACGCACTTCATCCTGACCCGCACGCTGCTGGGGCGCGCGACCTACGCCGTGGGCGGCTCCATCCCCATCGCCGAGCGGCTGGGCATTCCGGTGCGCCGCGTGATGCTGTTCGTCTTCGGCTACGCCGGGCTGCTCGCGGGCCTGGGCGGGCTGATCCACGGCACCCAGAACCGTCTCGCCAACCCCTTCGATCTGGTCGGGCAGGAGCTGGACGTGATCGCGGCGGTCGTGCTGGGCGGCGCGCGGGTCACGGGCGGGCGCGGCTCGGTCGTGGGCACCCTGCTGGGCGTGGTGCTGATCGTGCTGATCAAGAACAACCTCGTGCTGATGGGCGTGCCCAGCACCTACCAGAAGCTGGTCATCGGCGCCATCATCCTCGTCGCCAGCGGCGTGTTCGCGCGGCGCGAAGCGCGCTGA
- a CDS encoding aldo/keto reductase, whose product MQYRTLGRSGLIVSAFALGTMQFGQAMNMGSLDQAATTDMVKFALDQGINFIDTADVYSRGESESQLGVALRGLREEVVLASKFRLPMSDTNVNRSGATRVNILRGVESSLRRLQTDYLDLYQVHGWDSHTPLEETLSTLNDLVRRGLVRHIGLSNYLAWQAATALGIQERRGWEPFVTAQLYYSLVGRELEHEWMDLAAYSGLGVLVWSPLAGGYLSAKYDRPEQAPAGTRFGEAGQFVPFSWEKGRPVLEALRAVAARHSVTPAQVALAWTVSQPGVSSVIIAARSTERLGENIRSLDIVLSDEDRRELDRASHPGTPYPKWMVLQLDQAEDPRTRTLEPGRFEDGGPWEDLRQGPKG is encoded by the coding sequence ATGCAGTACCGCACGCTGGGCCGCTCGGGCCTGATCGTCAGCGCCTTCGCGCTGGGCACCATGCAGTTCGGGCAGGCCATGAACATGGGCTCGCTCGACCAGGCGGCGACCACCGACATGGTGAAGTTCGCACTCGATCAGGGCATCAATTTCATCGACACCGCCGACGTCTATTCGCGCGGCGAATCCGAGTCGCAGCTGGGCGTGGCGCTGCGCGGCCTCCGCGAGGAGGTCGTGCTGGCCAGCAAATTCCGCCTGCCGATGTCGGACACCAACGTCAACCGTTCGGGGGCCACCCGTGTGAACATCCTGCGCGGGGTGGAATCGAGCCTCAGGCGCCTGCAGACCGACTATCTCGACCTCTATCAGGTGCACGGCTGGGACAGCCACACGCCGCTGGAAGAGACCCTGAGCACGCTCAATGATCTGGTGCGGCGCGGTCTGGTGCGGCATATCGGGCTGAGCAACTACCTGGCGTGGCAGGCGGCCACCGCGCTGGGGATTCAGGAGCGCCGGGGCTGGGAGCCGTTTGTCACCGCGCAGCTGTACTACTCGCTGGTCGGCCGCGAGCTGGAGCACGAGTGGATGGATCTGGCGGCCTATTCGGGCCTGGGCGTGCTGGTCTGGAGCCCGTTGGCCGGCGGCTACCTCTCGGCCAAGTACGACCGCCCGGAGCAGGCGCCTGCCGGCACGCGCTTCGGCGAGGCCGGCCAGTTCGTGCCCTTCAGCTGGGAGAAGGGGCGCCCGGTGCTGGAGGCCCTGCGCGCGGTCGCGGCCCGCCACAGCGTCACCCCGGCCCAGGTCGCGCTGGCCTGGACGGTCTCGCAGCCGGGGGTGAGCAGCGTGATCATCGCGGCGCGCTCCACTGAGAGACTGGGCGAGAACATCCGCTCATTGGACATCGTGCTGAGCGACGAGGATCGCCGTGAACTCGACCGGGCCAGCCATCCCGGCACGCCCTATCCGAAGTGGATGGTGCTGCAACTCGACCAGGCCGAAGACCCGCGCACCCGCACGCTGGAGCCAGGGCGCTTCGAGGATGGCGGCCCCTGGGAGGATCTGCGACAGGGGCCGAAAGGGTAG
- a CDS encoding ABC transporter permease, whose product MFLLIANVAVALLATALSGGSFMSFDNWQSMATQLPELGLLGLCILITMISGGGGIDLSVVATANLSAITAGLISRRLYPDPDAANMSFTLTFLALALLVGLTCGLVNGLLVSRFRFAPILATLGTSLAFQGVGYALTGGSAVIGFSTGIQNLGLGTLGPVPVPLLIYLAVAGGLAWVLGNTSYGLRLYLLGTNARAAHFAGIDTGRVLLVTYAVSGVLAAVSGIIFGARANSIKVDYGSSYLLIAILIAVMGGVNPAGGAGKVVGLVLATTALQFLSSSLNLLGLSNFLKDFTWGLLLLLSIALTSGRLRLRPAPPPPRHPPPSHPPPAAQMGGTPGGSP is encoded by the coding sequence ATGTTCCTGCTCATCGCCAACGTGGCGGTCGCGCTGCTCGCCACCGCGCTGAGTGGGGGCAGTTTCATGTCGTTCGACAACTGGCAGTCGATGGCCACGCAGCTGCCGGAACTGGGCCTGCTGGGGCTGTGCATCCTGATCACCATGATCTCCGGGGGCGGCGGCATCGACCTATCGGTGGTCGCCACGGCGAACCTCTCGGCCATCACCGCCGGCCTTATCAGCCGCCGCCTCTACCCCGACCCGGACGCGGCCAACATGTCCTTCACCCTGACCTTCCTGGCCCTGGCGCTGCTGGTCGGCCTGACCTGCGGGCTCGTGAACGGCCTGCTGGTCTCCCGCTTCCGCTTCGCCCCGATCCTGGCCACCCTGGGTACCTCGCTGGCCTTCCAGGGCGTCGGCTACGCGCTGACCGGCGGCTCGGCGGTGATCGGCTTTTCCACGGGCATCCAGAACCTCGGGCTGGGCACGCTGGGGCCGGTGCCCGTGCCGCTGCTGATCTATCTCGCGGTGGCCGGGGGGCTCGCCTGGGTGCTGGGCAACACGAGTTACGGCCTGCGCCTGTACCTGCTGGGCACCAATGCCCGCGCCGCACACTTCGCCGGCATCGACACCGGGCGGGTGTTGCTGGTCACCTACGCCGTATCGGGGGTGCTGGCCGCCGTCTCGGGCATCATCTTCGGCGCGCGGGCCAACTCCATCAAGGTCGACTACGGCAGCTCGTACCTCTTGATCGCCATCCTGATCGCGGTCATGGGCGGGGTCAATCCGGCGGGCGGGGCGGGGAAGGTCGTGGGGCTGGTGCTGGCGACCACGGCGCTGCAGTTCCTGTCCAGCTCGCTCAATCTGCTGGGCCTGTCGAACTTCCTGAAGGACTTCACCTGGGGCCTGCTGCTCCTGCTCTCCATCGCCCTCACCTCTGGCCGGCTCAGGTTGCGCCCGGCTCCGCCGCCACCCCGTCACCCACCACCCAGTCACCCGCCCCCCGCCGCTCAGATGGGCGGCACCCCAGGAGGAAGCCCATGA
- a CDS encoding sugar phosphate isomerase/epimerase family protein, whose translation MLKFGAHAFCWEGDWTDEIGDRVIEQAARAGLDFIEIPLLHPETFDARRHRRHLEAVGLACVSSLGLPRDAHMPHEPEKAVTFLTGVLDRMEELGARDLTGCTGYSIGVLTGQGPTSQELDRMVDGLARVTEDARSRGIGVGLEAINRYETYMVNTLDDALAVVNRVGSDNLRVHADTYHMNIEETNLREALGRVKGKLNFIHMSESHRGLVGTGTVPWEDVWQGLADIEFSGYLTLESFAAPNAELAAATCIWKPPRHSGQELAQGGLAFLREGATRHGLM comes from the coding sequence ATGTTGAAATTCGGCGCACACGCCTTCTGCTGGGAGGGCGACTGGACAGACGAGATCGGCGACCGCGTGATCGAGCAGGCCGCCCGCGCGGGGCTCGACTTCATCGAGATTCCCCTGCTGCATCCGGAGACCTTCGACGCCAGGCGCCACCGCCGTCATCTGGAGGCTGTAGGGCTGGCCTGCGTCAGTTCGCTGGGTCTGCCAAGGGATGCCCACATGCCCCACGAACCCGAGAAGGCCGTCACCTTCCTGACCGGCGTGCTCGACCGCATGGAGGAACTCGGCGCACGCGACCTGACCGGCTGCACGGGCTATTCCATCGGCGTGCTCACCGGGCAGGGGCCGACGTCACAGGAACTCGACCGCATGGTGGACGGCCTAGCCCGCGTCACCGAGGACGCCCGCTCGCGCGGCATCGGGGTCGGGCTGGAGGCGATCAACCGCTACGAGACCTACATGGTGAACACGCTGGATGACGCGCTGGCGGTCGTGAACCGGGTCGGCTCGGACAACCTGCGCGTGCACGCCGACACCTACCACATGAACATCGAGGAGACGAACCTGCGCGAAGCCCTGGGCCGCGTGAAGGGCAAGCTGAATTTCATCCACATGAGCGAGAGCCACCGGGGTCTGGTGGGAACGGGCACCGTGCCCTGGGAGGACGTCTGGCAGGGGCTGGCCGATATCGAATTCAGCGGCTATCTGACGCTGGAATCCTTCGCCGCCCCGAACGCCGAGCTGGCGGCGGCCACCTGCATCTGGAAGCCGCCTCGGCACAGCGGGCAGGAACTCGCGCAGGGGGGGCTGGCGTTCCTGCGCGAGGGGGCCACCCGCCACGGGCTGATGTAG
- a CDS encoding DAK2 domain-containing protein, protein MSEGGAEVITGQEISDALRRAAAQLILLRDHLNRLDADIGDGDSGLTAERGAQAILAYLDATPPTDDLGRWLAGAGMAYNRAAPSTMGALMATAFMRAGKEVMGRATLGPEDLAAMLNAADQGLQERGKTKPGDKTIVDALHPAAVALSEALKAGEPLEHAAQTMLDAARAGRDAAIALRSQVGRANWVGERTEGKPDPGTVLLVAALEAALQADFSEAGSRLG, encoded by the coding sequence GTGAGCGAAGGCGGGGCCGAGGTCATCACTGGCCAGGAGATCTCGGACGCCCTGCGCCGCGCGGCCGCGCAGCTGATCTTGCTGCGCGACCATCTCAACCGCCTCGACGCCGACATCGGCGACGGCGACAGCGGGCTGACCGCCGAGCGCGGTGCCCAGGCCATCCTCGCCTACCTGGACGCCACGCCCCCGACGGACGACCTGGGCAGGTGGCTGGCCGGCGCCGGCATGGCCTACAACCGCGCCGCGCCCAGCACTATGGGCGCCCTGATGGCCACCGCCTTCATGCGCGCCGGCAAGGAGGTGATGGGCCGGGCCACCCTAGGCCCGGAGGATCTCGCCGCCATGCTGAACGCCGCCGACCAGGGCCTGCAGGAGCGGGGCAAGACGAAGCCGGGCGACAAGACCATCGTTGACGCCCTGCATCCGGCGGCCGTGGCGTTGAGTGAGGCGCTGAAGGCCGGTGAGCCGCTGGAACACGCTGCCCAGACCATGCTGGACGCCGCCCGCGCCGGCCGGGACGCCGCCATAGCGCTCCGCAGTCAGGTCGGCCGGGCCAACTGGGTGGGCGAGCGCACCGAGGGCAAGCCCGATCCCGGCACGGTGCTCTTGGTGGCCGCGCTCGAAGCCGCGTTACAGGCCGATTTCAGCGAAGCCGGCAGCAGGCTGGGCTGA
- a CDS encoding sugar ABC transporter ATP-binding protein: MTEPAPSPSPGPLLRVQDITKTFGGVRALRGVSFDLLAGQTYHLLGENGSGKSTLIKIISGAQPPDSGTIEVRGRRYQALDPLRALEAGIETVYQDLSLFPNLSVAENVALTAQLVAQQGRLARPLSWRALREVAGVALARVRLPTTRAFLDTPVETLPIAVRQLIAIARGIVSQASLVIMDEPTAALTQREVENLLGIIGTLQQEGVSVLFVSHKLDEVFRIGGQVIVLRDGQKVAQGPLSEFTPQSVAFQMTGKTLDDTRYRTAAPGQEALLEVRGLGRRGAFEDVSFTLHRGEVLGITGLLDSGRNELAHALSGVHPADQGEIVLDGQPARLRTPRDGIRLGLGYVPEDRLAEGLFLDKPIRENIMVSVLRRLTRGPRLDYPQATADTTKLAKDLQVATPDVMLPVASLSGGNQQKVMVARWLAIGPKVLILHGPTAGVDVGSKDALYRIVQRLAADGLGVLLISDDLPELLMNADRIGVMRRGRLSRISPVESLTEAGLSAELLDVGPSTPRPVGGHA, from the coding sequence ATGACCGAGCCAGCTCCCAGCCCCTCTCCCGGCCCGCTGCTGCGCGTGCAGGACATCACCAAGACCTTCGGGGGCGTGCGCGCCCTGCGCGGCGTGAGCTTCGACCTGCTGGCCGGGCAGACCTACCACCTGCTGGGCGAGAACGGCTCGGGCAAGAGCACCCTGATCAAGATCATTTCGGGCGCCCAGCCGCCGGATTCGGGCACCATCGAGGTGCGCGGCCGCCGCTACCAGGCGCTCGACCCCCTGCGCGCGCTGGAAGCGGGCATCGAGACGGTCTACCAGGATCTGTCGCTGTTCCCGAACCTGAGCGTGGCCGAGAACGTGGCGCTCACGGCGCAGCTCGTCGCCCAGCAGGGCCGGCTGGCGCGCCCGCTGTCGTGGCGGGCGCTGCGCGAGGTCGCCGGGGTGGCGCTCGCCCGGGTGCGGCTGCCCACCACCCGCGCCTTTCTCGATACCCCGGTGGAGACCCTGCCTATCGCCGTGCGGCAGCTGATCGCCATCGCGCGGGGGATTGTCAGCCAGGCCAGCCTGGTGATCATGGACGAACCCACCGCCGCGCTCACCCAGCGCGAGGTCGAGAATCTGCTGGGCATCATCGGCACGCTGCAGCAGGAGGGGGTCAGCGTGCTGTTTGTGAGCCACAAGCTCGACGAGGTGTTCCGCATCGGCGGGCAGGTGATCGTGCTACGTGACGGGCAGAAGGTCGCCCAGGGGCCGCTGAGCGAATTCACGCCCCAGTCCGTGGCCTTTCAGATGACCGGCAAGACCCTGGACGATACCCGCTACCGCACGGCCGCGCCCGGTCAGGAGGCGCTGCTGGAGGTGCGCGGGCTGGGCCGCCGGGGCGCCTTCGAGGACGTGTCCTTCACGCTGCACCGGGGCGAGGTGCTGGGCATCACGGGCCTGCTCGATTCCGGGCGCAACGAGCTGGCGCACGCGCTCTCCGGCGTGCATCCGGCCGACCAGGGCGAGATCGTGCTGGACGGGCAGCCCGCCCGCCTGCGAACCCCCCGTGACGGTATCCGCCTGGGCCTGGGCTACGTGCCCGAAGACCGGCTGGCCGAGGGGCTCTTTCTCGACAAACCCATCCGCGAGAACATCATGGTCTCGGTCTTGCGGCGCCTGACGCGCGGGCCCCGCCTGGACTACCCGCAGGCGACGGCCGACACGACGAAGCTGGCTAAGGATCTCCAGGTCGCTACCCCGGACGTCATGCTGCCGGTGGCCTCGCTGTCGGGCGGCAACCAGCAGAAGGTGATGGTCGCCCGCTGGCTGGCCATCGGCCCGAAGGTGCTGATTCTGCACGGCCCCACCGCCGGGGTCGATGTGGGCAGCAAGGACGCCCTGTACCGCATCGTGCAGCGGCTCGCGGCCGACGGTCTGGGCGTGCTGCTCATCAGCGACGACCTGCCCGAACTGCTCATGAACGCCGATCGGATCGGGGTCATGCGGCGTGGGAGGCTGAGCCGCATCTCTCCGGTGGAGTCGCTGACGGAAGCTGGACTGAGTGCCGAGCTGCTGGACGTCGGCCCATCCACTCCACGGCCAGTTGGGGGCCACGCATGA
- the dhaK gene encoding dihydroxyacetone kinase subunit DhaK, which produces MKKILNDPNHFVAEMLDGLYRAHPEQLTFTGDDPHCLVRADSPVMGKVALATGGGSGHLPVFLGYVGPGMLSGCAVGDVFQSPSADQMLEVTRRIHGGKGVLYIYGNYGGDVMNFDMATEMADMEGIEVRTVLVRDDVASASPERQDTRRGVAGMIFAFKVAGAKADQGGSLDEVEAAATKALAHTRSMGVALSSCTLPAVRQPTFSIGDDEMEIGMGIHGEKGVRRGPLESADQIAVELLDAVLAELDVHGGDRLAVMVNGLGATPPEELYILFRRVHRTLEERGVAVHQAFVGEYATSLEMAGASLTVMKLDDELQGLLDHPAHTPFFTQVGR; this is translated from the coding sequence GTGAAGAAGATTCTGAACGACCCCAACCACTTCGTGGCCGAGATGCTCGACGGCCTGTACCGGGCGCACCCGGAGCAGCTGACGTTTACCGGGGACGATCCGCACTGTCTGGTACGCGCGGACTCGCCTGTCATGGGCAAAGTCGCATTGGCGACTGGCGGCGGCTCCGGGCATCTCCCGGTGTTCCTGGGCTACGTGGGGCCGGGGATGCTCAGCGGCTGCGCGGTGGGCGACGTGTTCCAGAGCCCCAGCGCCGACCAGATGCTGGAGGTCACGCGCCGGATCCATGGCGGGAAGGGCGTCCTGTACATCTACGGCAACTATGGCGGCGACGTCATGAACTTCGACATGGCGACCGAGATGGCCGACATGGAGGGCATCGAGGTGCGAACCGTGCTGGTCAGGGACGACGTGGCCAGCGCCAGCCCCGAGCGGCAGGACACCCGGCGGGGCGTGGCGGGCATGATCTTCGCCTTCAAGGTCGCCGGGGCGAAGGCCGATCAGGGCGGCAGCCTGGACGAGGTGGAAGCGGCCGCGACCAAGGCGCTGGCGCACACCCGCAGCATGGGCGTGGCGCTGTCGTCCTGCACGCTGCCGGCGGTCAGACAGCCGACGTTCTCCATCGGCGACGACGAGATGGAGATCGGCATGGGCATCCACGGCGAGAAGGGTGTGCGGCGCGGCCCGCTGGAGAGCGCCGACCAGATCGCGGTGGAACTGCTGGACGCCGTGCTGGCTGAGCTGGACGTGCACGGGGGCGACCGCCTAGCGGTCATGGTGAACGGCCTGGGGGCCACGCCCCCGGAGGAGCTGTACATCCTCTTCCGCCGCGTCCACCGCACGCTGGAGGAACGCGGCGTGGCCGTGCATCAGGCCTTTGTGGGCGAATACGCCACCAGCCTGGAGATGGCCGGCGCCAGCCTGACGGTGATGAAGCTCGACGACGAGCTGCAGGGATTGCTGGATCATCCGGCCCACACGCCCTTCTTCACACAGGTCGGACGGTGA
- a CDS encoding TetR/AcrR family transcriptional regulator — protein MGRPPNPQAKAELLRRAADYVLRQGLTDLSLRPLAAHLGVSARLLLYHFGSKEQLVVEVLGVIAQQQQAALSQVDPLADPAERLDVLWARLTSPELIPFLRSLFEVELRAIDGEEHYRQFARGAIRAWLEVVAAHLREGVSAPTANIVLAALTGLLIDRFSTHEEERTNEAFHALKSALHAGGLL, from the coding sequence ATGGGACGACCACCGAATCCACAGGCCAAAGCGGAGTTGCTGCGCCGCGCGGCCGACTACGTGCTGCGCCAGGGCCTCACCGATCTCAGTCTCCGGCCGCTCGCGGCTCACCTGGGCGTCAGTGCCCGGCTGCTGCTGTACCACTTCGGTTCCAAGGAGCAACTGGTCGTCGAGGTACTGGGAGTCATCGCCCAGCAGCAGCAGGCCGCGCTCTCGCAGGTCGACCCGCTGGCCGACCCCGCCGAGCGCCTCGACGTGCTGTGGGCGCGGCTGACCTCCCCTGAACTGATTCCCTTCCTGCGCTCGCTCTTCGAGGTCGAACTCCGCGCCATCGACGGCGAGGAGCACTACCGGCAGTTCGCGCGCGGCGCCATCCGGGCGTGGCTGGAGGTGGTCGCCGCGCATCTGAGAGAAGGCGTATCTGCACCCACCGCCAACATCGTCCTGGCCGCCCTGACGGGGCTGCTGATCGACCGCTTCTCGACCCATGAAGAGGAGCGCACCAACGAGGCGTTTCACGCGCTGAAGAGTGCGTTGCACGCAGGAGGTCTCCTATGA